Sequence from the Curtobacterium sp. MCLR17_007 genome:
TCCTGCACGCGCGTCAAGGTCGTCGGCCGCACCACGTCGGGTCGGTTCAGCGCGTTCGACACCGTCTGGCGTGAGACCCCGGCCGCAGCGGCGACGTCGGCGACGGTGGCGGGATGCGACATGGGGTTCACGGTAGCGCCCCAGAGGTGTACCTTCGAGCTGTTTGATCGATCAAATTGAACGATCCAACGACGACTCGACGAGGAGTACCCCCTGATGCAACGACGCACAGCACGCATGCTGACCGCGGGCGCGATGGCGCTCACCGCGGCACTCACCCTCTCCGCCTGCGGTTCGGGCTTCCAGAGCTCCGGCGGCTCCGACTCCGGAAAGCTGACCTCGAGCGGGTCCGACCTGTCGGTCCTGATCGGGTCGTCCGGCGACGCCGAGACCGCCGCCGTCAAGAGCGCAGCCGCCGCCTGGTCGAAGACCTCGGGCACCGGCGTCTCGGTGCAGCCCGCCAACAACCTCGACCAGCAGCTCGCGCAGGGCTTCGCCTCGGGCAAGCCCGCCGACGTCTTCTACGTGTCCACCGGGTCGCTCACCGGGTACGCCACGAACGGCTCGCTGCTGGCGTACGGCGACGACCTGAAGGACAAGGCCGACTTCTACCCGACGCTCACCAAGTCGTTCACGGTCGACGACAAGCTGTACTGCGCGCCCAAGGACTTCTCGACCCTGGCGCTGTTCATCAACACCGCCGACTGGAAAGCCGCCGGGCTCACCGACAGCGACGTCCCGACCACATGGGACCAGCTCGCCGAGGTCGCGAAGAAGCTCACCCGCGACGGCCACGTCGGCCTGGGGATGAGCCCGCAGTACGAGCGCCTCGGGGCGTTCATGGCGCAGGCGGGCGGCGCGCTGACGAACGCCGACCAGACGAAGGCCACCGCTGACTCTGCGGCCAACGTCAAGGCCCTGCAGTACGTGAAGGGCCTGCTGACCAGCGGTTCCACGAAGTTCTCGAGCGACCTCGGCGAGAGCTGGGGTGGCGACGCGTTCGGCAAGGGCAAGGCGGCGATGACCGTCGAGGGCAACTGGCTGACCGGCGCGATGTCGTCGAGCTACCCGGACGTCGACTACAAGGTCGTCGCACTGCCCAAGGGTCCCGCTGGGGCGGGCACGCTGCAGTTCACGAACTGCTGGGGCATCGCGAAGGCCTCGAAGAACCAGAAGGCGGCGCTGGCCTTCGTCGAGCAGATGACGAGTACGAAGCAGCAGCTGTCGTTCGCCAAGTCGTTCGGTGTGATGCCGAGCGTCGAGTCCGCGGCGAGCACCTGGAAGCAGGACTACCCGCAGTACGCGGCGTTCCTCGACCAGGCCTCGAGCGCGCAGGGCGTCCCGAACAAGCCGGGCACCGCCGACGTCATCGCGGACTTCGACTCCAAGCTCGGCAGCCTGGCGTCGACCGACCCGCAGACGCTGCTCGAGGGCGTGCAGAAGAACATGACCGCGGCGCTGAAGGGCTGAGACCGTGACCACCGCGAGCGTGCGCGGACCCGTCCGCCGCCGTCGCCGCGCGAACCGCGCCGAGACGGTGTCGGGCTGGCTGTTCACCGCACCGACGATCATCGTCCTCGGGCTGTTCCTGGCCGTCCCCGTGCTGATGGCGGCATGGGTGAGCGTGTCCGACTGGCAGGGAGTGGGCAGCCCGTTCGCCTCCGGCGTGCAGTTCGTCGGCGGGCAGAACTACGCCAAGATCCTGGGCGGGGGCGGCCTCGATGAGCAGAACTTCGGCACGGCGCTGCGGAACAACCTCTGGTACGTCGTGTTCGTCGTGCCGCTGCAGACCGCCGTCGCGCTGGGGCTCGCGGTCCTGGTGAACGGCCGGGCCCTGCGCGCTCGCGGGTTCTTCCGCACCGCGTTCTACTTCCCGTCCGTCACCAGCTCGGTCGCGATCACCGTGCTGTGGCTCTTCCTGTTCTCGTCGTCCGGTGCCGTGAACAAGATCCTCGGTGGATCGGCGTCAACGGGCCGAACTGGTTCAACCAGCCGACCGGCCTGTTCCACCTGGGTGCCGGTGACCCACCGGCCTGGCTCGCCGACCACACCGCGCTCGGGATCTCGTGGTGGGAGTGGCTGGCCGGTCCGTCGGTCGCGATGACCGCGTTCATCCTGCTGGCGGTGTTCACGACGAGCGGCACGTTCATGCTGCTGTTCATCGCCGCGCTGCAGAACCTGTCAGCCGACGTCGACGAGGCAGCGATGATCGACGGTGCCGGTGCGTGGACCCGCTTCTGGCGCATCACGCTGCCGCAGCTGCGTCCGACGCTGTTCACGGTGCTGACGCTCGGGCTGATCGGCACTTGGCAGGTGTTCGACCAGATCTACACCGGCACGAAGGGCGCTCCGGCGAACACGACCCTCACCCCGGCGTACCTGTCGTACACGTCGGCGTTCACCAGCCAGCAGTGGGGTGTCGGCGCGGCGATCGCGTTCATCCTGTTCGGCATCATCGTCGTCTTCACGCTCCTGCAGCGCTGGGCACTCCGCGACCGCCCGGTCTCGCGGCGCCGCATGCGCTGGATCGAGACGCCCTCACGGAAGGAGGGGGCGCGATGAGCGCACCCACATCGGTCGCCGCGACGCGCGTGGCGGCGGCGGGTCGGGCCTCCAGTCCGGGAGGCCCGGTGCCGGCAGGCAGGCGACCTCGCCGCATCGGGGTGGCCGGGGTCGCCTGGATGGCGGGCGGTCTGCTGATCGCGGTCGTCTACCTGCTGCCGTTCTACGTCGCGATCGTGAACGCGTTCAAGACCGACCAGGACGCCTCGCTGAACCCGCTGGCGCTGCCGACGACGTGGACGTCGGCAGCGTTCAGCACGCTGTTCCAGAACTCGGACTTCGGGGTGTGGACGCTCAACTCGGCGATCGTCGCGGTGTGCGTCACACTCGGGCGGATCTTCTTCGACTCGCTCGCCGGGTACGCCCTGGCGCGCCTGCGGTTCCGCGGCCGGCAGACGGTGTTCGCGGCGGTCGTCGCCGTGATGGCGGTCCCCGGTGTCGTGCTGCTCATCCCGAAGTTCCTGGTGATCAACCAGCTCGGCATGTACGACTCGTACTCGGGCATGATCGTGCCGCTGCTGGTCGACGCGGCCGGGGTCTTCATCATGAAGAACTTCTTCGAGTCGATCCCGGTCAGCGTCGAGGAGCAGGCCAGGATCGACGGCGCAGGCACTTTCCGGACGTTCTGGTCGGTCGTGCTCCCGATGGCCCGGCCAGCTGTCGTGACGATCACGATCCTGTCGTTCCAGGCATCGTGGAACGAGTTGCCGCACTTCATCGTGTCGTCGTCCTCGCCCGCGCTCACCACCCTGACGAAGGGCGTGGCGTCGCTGGCGTCCGGGGCGCTCAGCGCGGGCAACCAGTACCCGATCAAGCTCGCCGCGGCGTTCGTGATGACCATCCCGGTCGCCGTCGCGT
This genomic interval carries:
- a CDS encoding extracellular solute-binding protein; protein product: MQRRTARMLTAGAMALTAALTLSACGSGFQSSGGSDSGKLTSSGSDLSVLIGSSGDAETAAVKSAAAAWSKTSGTGVSVQPANNLDQQLAQGFASGKPADVFYVSTGSLTGYATNGSLLAYGDDLKDKADFYPTLTKSFTVDDKLYCAPKDFSTLALFINTADWKAAGLTDSDVPTTWDQLAEVAKKLTRDGHVGLGMSPQYERLGAFMAQAGGALTNADQTKATADSAANVKALQYVKGLLTSGSTKFSSDLGESWGGDAFGKGKAAMTVEGNWLTGAMSSSYPDVDYKVVALPKGPAGAGTLQFTNCWGIAKASKNQKAALAFVEQMTSTKQQLSFAKSFGVMPSVESAASTWKQDYPQYAAFLDQASSAQGVPNKPGTADVIADFDSKLGSLASTDPQTLLEGVQKNMTAALKG
- a CDS encoding carbohydrate ABC transporter permease, which codes for MAGGLLIAVVYLLPFYVAIVNAFKTDQDASLNPLALPTTWTSAAFSTLFQNSDFGVWTLNSAIVAVCVTLGRIFFDSLAGYALARLRFRGRQTVFAAVVAVMAVPGVVLLIPKFLVINQLGMYDSYSGMIVPLLVDAAGVFIMKNFFESIPVSVEEQARIDGAGTFRTFWSVVLPMARPAVVTITILSFQASWNELPHFIVSSSSPALTTLTKGVASLASGALSAGNQYPIKLAAAFVMTIPVAVAFFVFQKRIMNTSDGAVKE